From the genome of Halomonas sp. MCCC 1A13316, one region includes:
- a CDS encoding CBS domain-containing protein gives MQAVDVMTAKVITVSPDADVREIARLLLENNISAVPVVGESDEILGIVSEGDLMRRVENDEGRQKSWWLRIFAGGSSASEYVKSHARRASEIMTRDPITISEDEPLHRVAKLLEKHHIKRVPVVRNGKLVGIVSRANLLRGFSATAPDTETPVTADDREIRDAILKEVDKHTGVWVDRINVIVTEGVVQVWGLVESQEEKKAVQVAAENTPGVKSVENNLGMMPRGVSGFWT, from the coding sequence ATGCAAGCTGTTGATGTCATGACTGCCAAAGTCATAACCGTATCGCCCGACGCCGACGTTCGTGAAATTGCACGCCTCCTGCTCGAGAACAACATCAGCGCCGTGCCTGTCGTGGGCGAGAGTGACGAGATCCTGGGTATCGTCAGTGAAGGCGACCTGATGCGTCGGGTCGAGAACGATGAGGGACGACAGAAGTCCTGGTGGCTGCGCATCTTCGCTGGCGGCAGCAGCGCCAGTGAATACGTCAAGTCGCATGCGCGCCGGGCAAGCGAGATCATGACGCGCGACCCCATTACCATCAGCGAAGACGAGCCGCTTCACCGTGTTGCCAAGTTGCTCGAGAAGCACCACATCAAGCGCGTGCCGGTAGTACGAAATGGCAAGCTGGTAGGCATCGTCAGCCGCGCCAATCTGCTGCGTGGCTTCTCGGCCACGGCACCCGATACGGAAACGCCTGTGACGGCCGACGATCGTGAGATCCGCGATGCCATACTCAAGGAGGTAGACAAGCACACCGGAGTCTGGGTCGACCGTATCAACGTCATCGTCACCGAAGGCGTGGTGCAAGTCTGGGGGCTGGTGGAGAGCCAGGAAGAGAAGAAGGCCGTTCAGGTTGCCGCCGAGAACACGCCTGGAGTGAAGTCCGTGGAGAACAACCTCGGCATGATGCCGCGCGGTGTGAGTGGTTTCTGGACCTGA
- a CDS encoding class I SAM-dependent methyltransferase — MAVQERPSVVAGPERRAQLSLFALNFFKHPRMLGSIIPSSSFLIRRLLEPVDWEKARVIVEYGPGVGTITQEILNRLHPDATLLVIETNEDFVDYLNRTLFDPRLRVIAGSAETIGAELERLRLPAADYVVAGLPFSTMPADCRERILEGSQAALAPQGSMLIYQFSPKVSADLHQTFSRVESAFEPINIPPARVYFCHK; from the coding sequence ATGGCGGTTCAAGAGCGACCCTCGGTCGTGGCAGGCCCCGAGCGACGGGCTCAACTGTCGCTGTTCGCCCTCAACTTCTTCAAGCATCCCCGCATGCTTGGCTCGATAATTCCCAGTTCCTCCTTTCTCATTCGCCGATTGCTGGAACCGGTCGACTGGGAGAAAGCTCGAGTCATCGTCGAATACGGGCCCGGCGTGGGCACCATCACCCAGGAGATCCTCAACCGCCTGCACCCTGACGCAACGCTGCTGGTCATCGAGACCAACGAAGATTTCGTCGACTATCTCAATCGTACGCTATTCGATCCAAGGCTGAGGGTGATCGCCGGTTCGGCCGAGACGATCGGAGCCGAGCTGGAGCGATTGCGCCTCCCGGCGGCCGATTACGTGGTGGCAGGCCTACCTTTCAGTACCATGCCGGCCGATTGTCGGGAACGAATCCTCGAAGGCAGCCAGGCAGCACTGGCCCCACAGGGCTCCATGCTGATTTACCAGTTCTCGCCCAAGGTGTCCGCCGACCTGCACCAGACCTTTTCGCGGGTAGAGAGCGCCTTCGAGCCCATCAACATCCCGCCGGCCAGGGTCTACTTCTGTCATAAGTAA
- the thiO gene encoding glycine oxidase ThiO has translation MNDFLVVGGGVIGMLTACQLAEAGHDVTLVERGRCGQEASWAGGGIVSPLYPWRYSEPVSRLAHGASHRYAELADRLLETTGIDIEYRQKGLLYLRVDDAEHAFAWAQRQGWPLERVDASSIYAREPWLREGVTDGLWMPTLGSVRNPRLCRALRSRLDALPNVTLMENTAVQRLIAERGRACGIEATHGRIDAGQVILCGGAWSGVLLADLDVALPVRPVKGQMMLFATPPMPGGRRLLERVVLADGRYLIPRADGRVLVGSTLEQTDFDKRTTEEARESLRQSAVSMLPALAECEIEHHWAGLRPAAPDGIPFIGAVPGIEGLHVNAGHYRNGLVLAPASTRLLVDLLLGREPAIDPAPYGPERLVRQERAAV, from the coding sequence GTGAACGATTTTCTTGTCGTCGGTGGCGGGGTCATCGGTATGCTTACCGCCTGCCAGCTGGCCGAGGCCGGCCATGACGTGACCCTGGTGGAGCGGGGCCGCTGCGGTCAGGAGGCCTCCTGGGCCGGTGGCGGCATCGTCTCGCCACTCTACCCCTGGCGCTACAGCGAGCCCGTATCCCGGTTGGCCCATGGTGCCTCGCACCGCTATGCCGAACTGGCCGACAGGCTGCTCGAGACCACCGGCATCGACATCGAATACCGCCAGAAGGGGTTGCTCTATCTGCGCGTGGACGATGCCGAGCACGCCTTCGCCTGGGCGCAGCGTCAGGGCTGGCCGTTGGAGCGCGTCGATGCGTCTTCCATCTATGCCAGGGAGCCGTGGCTGCGCGAAGGCGTGACGGACGGCCTGTGGATGCCCACGCTGGGCAGCGTGCGCAACCCGCGGTTGTGTCGGGCGTTGCGCTCGCGGCTGGATGCGTTGCCCAACGTGACCCTGATGGAGAATACCGCGGTGCAGCGGCTTATTGCCGAGCGTGGGCGTGCCTGTGGCATTGAGGCCACACATGGGCGCATCGACGCCGGGCAGGTGATCCTGTGCGGCGGCGCCTGGAGCGGTGTGTTGCTGGCTGACCTCGACGTGGCGCTACCCGTACGACCGGTCAAAGGGCAGATGATGCTATTCGCTACGCCGCCGATGCCCGGCGGCCGCCGGTTGCTCGAGCGGGTGGTGCTGGCCGACGGGCGCTACCTGATCCCGCGCGCCGACGGCCGCGTGCTGGTCGGCTCGACGCTGGAGCAGACTGACTTCGACAAACGCACCACCGAGGAGGCGCGCGAGTCGCTGCGGCAGAGTGCCGTATCGATGCTGCCGGCACTGGCCGAGTGCGAGATCGAGCACCACTGGGCCGGGCTGCGGCCCGCGGCGCCGGACGGCATCCCCTTCATCGGGGCCGTGCCCGGTATCGAGGGGCTTCACGTCAACGCCGGGCACTACCGCAACGGCTTGGTGCTGGCGCCGGCGTCGACCCGATTGCTGGTCGACCTGCTGCTGGGGCGCGAACCGGCCATCGACCCCGCTCCCTATGGGCCCGAGCGCCTGGTCAGGCAGGAGCGGGCAGCCGTCTAG
- a CDS encoding amidoligase family protein, which yields MLPQSPPEHLNVQGRTRRVGVEIEFAGLPPQQTGELVRNLFGGKLKLVSPHRLRVEATRWGDFVIELDTQYAHPDARLLQALPRHDTEWERQRHQMRLDFHNKTRELIGDVVTGLVPTEIVCPPVPWDELNELDALFAALHAHGAKGTDASLLYGFGLHLNPEVADLEPESILRHLRAFLLLAAWLRKEIDIDITREVLPHANPFPKHYALKVLDPNYAPDLNTLIADYINFNPTRNRELDLYPLFAYLCPDYPDELFRNNLIKPRPTFHYRLPNAQLSQRSWGAVVEWNRWVAVERLAADRKELNARAGRYVSLHTQPLVTRMVGRLRNWIKEVRSPS from the coding sequence ATGCTGCCGCAATCACCACCCGAGCATCTGAATGTCCAGGGTAGGACCCGACGGGTTGGCGTCGAGATCGAGTTCGCCGGCCTCCCCCCCCAACAGACCGGCGAACTGGTACGCAACCTGTTCGGTGGCAAACTGAAGCTGGTCAGCCCCCATCGGCTGCGAGTCGAAGCCACGCGCTGGGGAGATTTCGTCATTGAACTCGATACCCAATATGCCCATCCCGATGCCCGGTTATTGCAGGCATTGCCGCGGCACGATACCGAATGGGAACGTCAGCGACACCAGATGCGCCTGGATTTCCACAACAAGACCCGTGAACTGATCGGCGATGTCGTCACGGGCCTGGTCCCCACCGAGATCGTCTGCCCGCCGGTACCATGGGACGAGCTGAACGAACTCGACGCCCTGTTCGCTGCCCTTCACGCTCACGGCGCCAAGGGCACCGATGCCAGCTTGCTGTATGGCTTCGGCCTGCACCTCAACCCCGAGGTGGCTGACCTGGAACCCGAGTCCATTCTGCGTCACCTCCGTGCCTTCCTGCTCCTGGCCGCCTGGCTACGCAAAGAGATCGATATCGACATCACGCGTGAAGTGCTGCCCCACGCCAATCCGTTTCCCAAGCACTATGCACTCAAGGTGCTCGATCCGAACTACGCCCCGGACCTGAATACACTGATCGCCGACTACATCAACTTCAACCCCACGCGCAACCGCGAGCTGGATCTCTATCCGCTATTTGCTTACCTCTGCCCCGACTACCCGGACGAGCTGTTTCGCAACAACCTGATCAAGCCGCGGCCGACGTTTCACTATCGCTTGCCGAACGCACAGCTGTCCCAGCGCAGCTGGGGCGCCGTGGTGGAGTGGAACCGATGGGTGGCGGTGGAGCGCCTCGCAGCCGACCGCAAGGAGCTCAACGCACGTGCCGGCCGCTACGTCAGCCTGCACACGCAGCCGCTCGTGACCCGCATGGTCGGCAGATTGCGGAACTGGATCAAGGAGGTCCGTTCTCCCTCATGA
- a CDS encoding gamma-glutamyl-gamma-aminobutyrate hydrolase family protein, producing MTRPLIGITTSDYKSRIAWWFDWFAVWRHGGRPLRLSPSRPLPEALDGLIIGGGDDIQAHLYGGEMQLDVRLDPQRDELELELMERFIPQGKPVLGICRGAQMLNVHLGGTLDPDIYTTHEGLKRRRTVLPRKTVDIMDDSQLRRILKVSWCRINSLHHQAVQEAGHGIEIVARDRDGLVQGIESHHHEFLIGVQWHPEWLVFNLPQQRLIRALVEAARHSTAT from the coding sequence ATGACGCGCCCGCTCATCGGCATCACCACGTCGGATTACAAGAGCCGTATCGCCTGGTGGTTCGATTGGTTCGCCGTGTGGCGACACGGCGGCCGACCGCTTCGCCTTTCCCCTTCCCGCCCGCTACCCGAGGCGCTCGACGGGTTGATCATCGGCGGTGGCGATGACATCCAGGCCCATCTCTACGGCGGCGAGATGCAGCTCGACGTGCGCCTCGACCCCCAGCGCGACGAGCTCGAACTCGAACTGATGGAGCGCTTCATTCCCCAGGGCAAGCCCGTACTGGGAATCTGTCGCGGTGCTCAGATGCTCAACGTACACCTGGGCGGCACGCTCGACCCCGACATCTATACCACCCATGAAGGGCTCAAGCGCCGACGTACCGTACTGCCGCGCAAGACGGTCGACATCATGGACGACAGCCAGCTACGCCGAATTCTCAAGGTGAGCTGGTGCCGCATCAACAGCCTGCATCATCAGGCCGTGCAGGAGGCGGGACACGGTATCGAGATTGTCGCCCGCGATCGCGACGGTCTGGTTCAGGGTATCGAATCACACCACCACGAGTTCCTGATCGGCGTGCAGTGGCACCCCGAGTGGCTGGTCTTCAACCTGCCCCAGCAGCGCCTGATACGCGCCCTGGTCGAAGCCGCGCGGCATAGCACCGCAACCTAG
- a CDS encoding OsmC family protein: protein MSIKKTGSAVWEGSLKEGKGQISTESGVLKDVPYSFGKRFEGEPGSNPEELIGAAHASCYSMALSMIMGEAGMTPERIATEAAVTLEQDSGGFSITRIHLTTRVRSPGTDASAFQGAADKAKEGCPVSKLFKAEITLDAALEN, encoded by the coding sequence ATGAGCATCAAAAAAACCGGTAGCGCTGTCTGGGAGGGTAGCCTGAAAGAGGGAAAGGGTCAGATTTCGACCGAGAGCGGCGTGCTTAAGGACGTGCCCTACAGCTTCGGCAAGCGCTTCGAGGGCGAGCCTGGCTCCAACCCGGAAGAGCTGATCGGTGCGGCGCACGCCAGCTGCTACTCCATGGCGCTGTCGATGATCATGGGCGAGGCGGGGATGACGCCCGAGCGTATCGCCACCGAGGCCGCCGTGACCCTCGAGCAGGATTCGGGTGGCTTCAGCATCACCAGAATCCATCTCACCACCCGGGTGCGAAGCCCCGGCACCGATGCCTCGGCCTTCCAGGGCGCCGCCGACAAGGCCAAGGAGGGGTGTCCGGTTTCGAAGCTGTTCAAGGCCGAAATCACGCTGGATGCCGCGCTGGAAAACTGA
- a CDS encoding aldo/keto reductase: MFDSSNPQVRLPATAHEPTQDLPAIGQGTWYMGEGLAPRRDEVRALQHGLELGRTLIDTAEMYADGGAEEVVGEALADRRDQAFLVSKVYPWNAGRDSAIAACERSLKRLGTDHLDLYLLHWPGNVPLEETLEAFERLREQGKIRRYGVSNFDVDELETLAALPGGGDCAVNQVLYHLGSRGIEHSLRPLMQRLDMPMMAYCPLAQAGKLRQDLFSHSVVREVADGLGISPAQLLLAWTIRPVNGHRDAIAIPKAVQTAHVEQNAAALEVELGEDALARLDEAFPAPNKKVPLDIV; this comes from the coding sequence ATGTTCGACTCATCGAATCCCCAAGTCCGTCTACCCGCCACCGCTCATGAGCCCACACAAGATCTGCCAGCCATCGGCCAGGGCACCTGGTACATGGGCGAAGGGCTCGCGCCCCGCCGCGACGAGGTACGTGCCCTGCAGCACGGCCTGGAGCTGGGCAGGACCCTGATCGATACCGCCGAGATGTACGCCGATGGCGGCGCCGAAGAGGTGGTCGGCGAAGCGTTGGCCGACCGCCGCGACCAGGCCTTCCTCGTTTCCAAGGTCTATCCGTGGAATGCCGGCCGCGACAGCGCCATTGCCGCCTGCGAGCGCAGCCTGAAACGGCTCGGCACCGACCATCTCGATCTCTACCTGCTCCATTGGCCGGGCAACGTCCCGCTGGAGGAGACTTTGGAGGCCTTCGAACGGTTAAGGGAACAGGGCAAGATCCGCCGCTACGGCGTTTCCAACTTCGACGTTGACGAACTCGAGACACTGGCGGCACTACCCGGCGGCGGCGACTGCGCCGTAAACCAAGTGCTTTACCATCTGGGCTCACGCGGCATCGAGCACTCCCTGCGCCCACTGATGCAACGCCTCGACATGCCGATGATGGCCTATTGCCCGCTGGCCCAAGCCGGCAAGCTGCGCCAGGACCTGTTCAGCCACTCTGTGGTGCGTGAAGTGGCCGATGGTCTCGGCATCTCCCCCGCCCAACTGCTGCTGGCCTGGACGATTCGACCCGTCAATGGCCACCGCGACGCCATCGCAATTCCCAAGGCGGTACAAACGGCCCACGTCGAGCAGAACGCTGCAGCGCTCGAGGTCGAGCTCGGCGAAGACGCCTTGGCCAGGCTCGACGAGGCGTTCCCGGCACCGAACAAGAAAGTACCGCTCGACATCGTCTAG
- a CDS encoding mechanosensitive ion channel domain-containing protein has protein sequence MPGAFSQRSDIGRWRVAIRIGLMLLMLLPLTWAGPGYAQLSFGGVGQGEQTQGSVHDAETFQQSLDEVITTLEDDERRGALLDELREIHRAQSVAADESIQRQGLLGALAETFSELGDQAEAGGSPIDDWQRQLEQGWTGLSDLVVETGTSELLRFSIQSAVLLGVWAGALTILIALGRVLFVRQGLPLDLPREPRGWLLALHFLRRMLPWALAFLLIMGLVQVLPPSPGRTLALILAYLALCGRTLSVVVECVVSEFTSGHRFPAVLILQQRGLRLLFAIGALIALGDALNAERLSSIVGEEPAALGSVLANVLAALLSIRFIFKFKRPIKHLIRNRSWHVRREGGTGIELARIVGGLWHVPALLIVVVSLLAIFITVGDVGAALARSIISAALLVLTLVITGLVQRHNERHSKRRRISEYRRRLERFGYALSHMVAWIVFAELSLQVWGGSLFGLGREGVAGVRIGQALLALGFTVLLAWLAWIFADTAIQRAMVSSARSRGRRVNQARAQTITPMIRNVIFATIVIIAVIVGLANLGVNVTPLLAGAGVIGLAVGFGAQTLVQDLITGIFIIVEDSLAVDDFVQINGHMGTVEGLTLRTVRLRDLDGILHIITFSAIESIHNMSRHFGIALMRIRIPHTMKIDAAITLMQETAQELRQDPMMRHHIWSPLEMQGVDRFDEGAAVLRMRFRTAPVMQWDVARAFNLLLKQRMEAQGLDLGMPRLSVSMEGQPGDAMASEEPKGGDTVPPRDAKGRAPGEAGLADPEGATNPQRASPDSS, from the coding sequence ATGCCAGGAGCTTTTTCCCAACGCAGTGACATCGGGCGCTGGCGAGTGGCGATTCGCATCGGGTTGATGCTGCTCATGCTGTTGCCGCTGACGTGGGCTGGTCCAGGATACGCCCAGCTGTCATTCGGGGGGGTGGGCCAGGGTGAACAGACCCAGGGGAGTGTTCATGATGCCGAGACGTTTCAGCAATCTCTCGACGAAGTGATCACCACCCTGGAGGACGATGAGCGCCGTGGCGCCTTGCTCGATGAACTGCGTGAAATTCATCGGGCACAAAGCGTGGCCGCCGATGAATCCATTCAGCGCCAGGGGTTGCTCGGCGCCCTGGCTGAGACGTTCAGCGAATTGGGCGACCAGGCCGAGGCCGGTGGGTCGCCGATCGACGACTGGCAGCGCCAGTTGGAGCAGGGCTGGACGGGGCTCAGCGACTTGGTAGTCGAGACCGGTACCAGCGAGTTGTTGCGCTTCTCCATCCAGAGCGCCGTACTGCTGGGCGTCTGGGCCGGGGCGCTGACCATCCTGATTGCCCTCGGCAGGGTGCTGTTCGTACGCCAGGGGCTGCCTCTCGACCTGCCGCGGGAGCCGCGAGGCTGGCTGCTGGCGCTGCACTTCCTGCGGCGCATGCTGCCTTGGGCGCTCGCTTTCTTGCTGATCATGGGGTTGGTCCAGGTGCTGCCGCCCAGTCCCGGTCGCACGCTGGCACTGATCCTGGCCTACCTGGCGCTTTGCGGCCGCACCCTCTCGGTGGTCGTGGAGTGCGTGGTGTCGGAGTTCACCAGTGGGCATCGCTTCCCGGCCGTACTGATATTGCAGCAGCGGGGGCTGCGCCTGCTGTTTGCGATCGGTGCGCTGATTGCTCTCGGTGATGCGCTCAATGCCGAGCGGCTCTCCTCGATCGTGGGAGAGGAGCCTGCGGCGCTGGGCTCGGTGCTGGCCAACGTGCTGGCGGCCCTGCTCAGCATTCGCTTCATCTTCAAGTTCAAGCGCCCGATCAAGCATCTGATCCGCAACCGTTCCTGGCACGTACGCCGGGAAGGCGGTACCGGCATCGAGCTGGCGCGCATTGTCGGCGGGCTCTGGCACGTACCGGCGCTGCTGATCGTCGTGGTCTCGCTGCTGGCGATATTCATCACCGTGGGGGATGTGGGCGCCGCGTTGGCACGCTCGATCATCTCGGCGGCACTGCTGGTATTGACCCTTGTGATAACCGGCCTGGTCCAGCGCCATAACGAGCGACACAGCAAGCGCCGCCGAATCAGCGAGTATCGCCGGCGCCTCGAACGCTTCGGCTATGCGCTCTCGCATATGGTGGCATGGATCGTCTTTGCCGAGTTGTCGCTGCAGGTGTGGGGAGGTTCGCTGTTCGGCCTTGGGCGCGAGGGCGTAGCCGGGGTACGTATCGGTCAGGCGCTGCTGGCACTGGGCTTCACGGTTTTGCTGGCCTGGTTGGCGTGGATCTTCGCCGATACCGCTATCCAACGCGCAATGGTCTCTTCCGCTCGTTCCCGGGGACGGCGGGTCAATCAGGCCCGCGCCCAGACCATCACGCCAATGATTCGCAACGTCATATTTGCCACCATCGTGATCATCGCCGTCATCGTCGGCCTGGCCAACCTGGGGGTCAACGTCACGCCGCTGCTGGCCGGTGCCGGGGTCATCGGGCTGGCCGTGGGCTTCGGTGCCCAGACGCTGGTGCAGGACCTGATCACCGGGATCTTCATCATCGTCGAGGATTCGCTGGCCGTGGACGACTTCGTCCAGATCAACGGCCACATGGGCACCGTCGAGGGGTTGACCCTGCGAACCGTGCGCCTGCGCGACCTCGACGGCATCCTGCACATCATAACCTTCAGCGCCATCGAGTCGATCCATAACATGTCGCGGCACTTCGGGATCGCGCTGATGCGAATTCGCATACCGCACACCATGAAGATCGACGCTGCCATTACCTTGATGCAGGAGACCGCTCAGGAGTTGCGCCAGGATCCGATGATGCGCCATCACATCTGGTCACCGCTGGAGATGCAGGGCGTCGACCGCTTCGATGAGGGTGCCGCTGTGCTGCGAATGCGCTTTCGCACCGCGCCGGTCATGCAATGGGACGTGGCGCGTGCCTTCAATCTGCTGCTCAAGCAACGCATGGAGGCCCAGGGACTCGACCTCGGCATGCCGCGCCTGAGCGTAAGCATGGAGGGCCAGCCAGGCGATGCCATGGCGAGCGAGGAGCCGAAAGGCGGCGATACGGTACCCCCACGCGATGCCAAAGGGCGAGCACCGGGGGAAGCCGGCCTAGCCGACCCCGAAGGGGCGACCAACCCGCAGCGCGCCTCGCCGGACTCTTCTTGA
- a CDS encoding aminotransferase class V-fold PLP-dependent enzyme — translation MPGLLPDVDPDGLLEYSVVYTDRSLNHMSQRFQGIMRDVSATLKQVYRASSAVIVPGSGTFGMEAVARQFATNQHCLVIRNGQFSYRWSQILEMGAIASSTTVLKARRLAPQDPQSPFAPAPIEEVERSIREERPGVVFAPHVETSAGLLLPDDYLRRVAAVTHEAGGLFVLDCIASGTLWVDMNEIGVDVLVSAPQKGWSGLPCCGMVMLSARARERIEQTASTSFACDLRKWLSIMETYENGGHAYHATMPTDGLARLRDIMNETAEYGFDRVCEEQWALGQGARELLARYGYRSVAAPGFEAPGVVVCYTSDPAIVAKFAAAGIQVAGGVPLMCDEGDDYQAFRIGLFGLDKLHDLERSLANLEAALERVA, via the coding sequence ATGCCCGGCCTGTTGCCAGACGTCGACCCCGATGGCCTGCTCGAGTACTCGGTGGTCTATACCGACCGTTCGCTCAACCATATGTCCCAGCGCTTCCAGGGAATCATGCGTGACGTCTCGGCGACGCTCAAGCAGGTCTACCGGGCCAGCAGCGCCGTGATCGTGCCCGGCAGCGGCACTTTCGGCATGGAGGCCGTGGCCCGCCAATTCGCCACCAACCAGCACTGCCTGGTGATTCGCAATGGGCAGTTCAGCTATCGCTGGTCGCAAATCCTGGAAATGGGTGCCATCGCCTCCTCGACCACGGTGCTCAAGGCACGCCGCCTGGCGCCCCAGGATCCCCAGTCTCCTTTCGCCCCAGCGCCCATCGAGGAGGTCGAGCGCAGCATTCGCGAAGAGCGGCCCGGCGTGGTGTTCGCGCCCCATGTCGAGACGTCTGCCGGCCTGCTGCTGCCCGACGATTACCTGCGCCGTGTAGCGGCAGTAACCCACGAAGCCGGCGGCCTGTTCGTGCTCGATTGCATCGCCTCGGGCACGCTGTGGGTGGACATGAACGAGATCGGTGTCGACGTGCTCGTCAGCGCCCCGCAGAAGGGTTGGAGCGGCCTGCCCTGCTGCGGCATGGTGATGCTCTCAGCACGAGCCCGCGAGCGCATCGAGCAGACCGCCAGCACCAGCTTTGCCTGCGACCTGCGCAAGTGGCTCTCGATCATGGAAACCTACGAGAATGGCGGCCACGCCTATCACGCCACCATGCCCACCGACGGCCTTGCCCGGCTGCGCGACATCATGAACGAGACTGCCGAATACGGCTTCGACCGGGTATGCGAGGAGCAATGGGCCCTGGGCCAGGGCGCGCGCGAGTTGTTGGCGCGCTACGGCTACCGCAGCGTGGCGGCACCCGGCTTCGAGGCGCCCGGGGTGGTGGTCTGCTATACCAGCGACCCGGCCATCGTGGCCAAGTTCGCCGCCGCCGGCATACAGGTGGCTGGAGGTGTGCCATTGATGTGCGACGAAGGCGACGACTACCAGGCCTTCCGCATCGGTCTGTTCGGGCTCGACAAGCTCCACGACCTGGAACGTAGCCTGGCCAACTTGGAAGCGGCGCTCGAACGGGTCGCCTGA